The Orcinus orca chromosome 1, mOrcOrc1.1, whole genome shotgun sequence DNA window gggcatatatcctgagaaaaccaaaagagtcatgtaccacaatgttcattgcagccctacttaaaacagccaggacatggaagcagcctaagtttccatggacagatgaatgggtaacgaagatgtgccacatatatacaatggaatgttactcagcaataaaaggaaacgtaattgagttatttgtagtgagatggatggaccgagagtttgtcatacagagtgaagtaagtcagaaagagaaaaacaaataccatatgctaacacatatatatggaatctaaaaaaataaaaaaggttctgaagaatgtaggggcaggacagaagtatagacacagacatagagaatggacttgaggacatggggagggggaagggtaagctgagaggaagtgagagagtggtatggacttatatatactaccagatgtaaaatagatagtgagaagcagccacatagcacagggagatcagcttggtgctttgtgaccacctagaggggtgggatagggagggtgggaaggagacgcaagaggaaggggatatggggatatatgtatatgtatagctgattcactttgttataaagcagaaactaacacaccattgtaaagcgattatactccaataaaggtgttaaaaaaataggCTATAAAACTGGTCACAGTTGGAACAGTTATCTTCAGTTGGAAACAAAAACTTAGGACCCCTACGTCCTATTTCATTGTGCCATATATTAATgtaaaattatacaatttgttgtcttttttttacaCCTCTTACAAGCATTATAAAACTTACAcataaaaaatttcaaagattCAAAGGTTCCTATTATGCAGAATTACAGATATAGCAATCTTAAATGCCAACTCTTGTATATGATAATATTTATTTGTAACCTAAGCAAGTTTTTAAAAGCAATGAGAAGAAGAGTAATGTAGCTAAAAGAATAGAATCTTTGAAGCCATACAGACTTAGGCTTGAatctttaatttctcatttactAGATATTTGTCCTCAAGTcactttatttaacttttttaagcCTCAGTAACATCATCGTTTACATAAGGATATTAATGCCTAATTCAGATGATTTTTGTGGGAAATAATTATAGCAGCTCACACCTACGAAGCACTCTCATGTGCCAGAGTTTCTATATACATTGTtccctttaatcctcacagcagtgtTGCAAGGTAGTTGTCGTCATCGTCATCATGATCATCACCATCGCCCCCactttatatatgaggaaactgagccttaggGAAATCTGGTACTTTGCTGTAGCTAGTATGACCTTGTGGATTCAAGCCAGTTctctctgattccaaagctctAGCTTTTAGATAAAATCATGTATATAAAACCCTTGGATCTGATATATACTACATGTATAAAATTTGTTCAAACCTATTCTCCATACCCATCCTGCAAATGAAGCTAAAATGTTCCATATTTCACATTTTAGGATACAAAGTAAAGGCAATCCCCAAGTTACAAATTCCCAATGTAACAGAATAAAAATAGCTTATGTTTtcgagtgcttactatgtgcccagCACTTTACATAAAGCATTTAATGCCCATGGTGGCTCTATGGAATAGGTAACTCTCATTAGCTCCATTGTACAGATTGAGGACTagggtacagagaggttaagtaacttgtgcaAGGTTACATACTACCTTGGCAAAGATGGGATCTGAGTAGTGCGTCCAGAGTGTATGGActacattatttataaatatgaatacaGTGCCTAGTATATAAGGGAtgttcaaccaatatttattgagtaaatgaataaactaatGAATGAAACAAACATGGGCTCTCCTTTACCCTTTTCACTCTAAGCCTCCAGTTAGTAACTAACTTATTCTGGAAGCACCATCTGAAATTATCTGAACTACTGTTTCTTTCCCATCATCTTCTTCATTCTTTCAAGAATTATATAATCGCTGTATTTAAGTTCTCAAATGTGGCTAAATACGGTGGTGTATATCTGTAGTCACAGGTGATTAGGAGAGAAAGGCTAGAAGCTTGTCTGAGCTATAGAATGCAACGCTTATTGGGTATTTGCATTAACTTTAGCATCTATgtggttattctttttttttaatcatctaatCATTCATATAACAACTTTTATTGAGCACTAAGTATCCACTATGTGTCTGCTTTGTGCTATGGCCTGGGGTTATAAACGTGATGAGAACAGATGAAGCCTCTGACTCTACTGAATTTACAGTCTAATGGGGGTCAGCGTCCCggggtggcgggggcgggggggaacagTCAAACAATTACAAAGTTTTGGGGAAACATAGGGTGCAGTGAGGATACATTCATCATCTATTCTCTGGATCACTGTGTGAATCTTCTAACCATTTATTTGCTTCCAGTTGAGTTTTCCTTCTAGCAGCAAGAGTGATCTTCCTTGATTATAAATCTAGTCTGATACTCCGTACTTTATAAATCCTAACTTGATACCTATTgcccttagaataaaatccaacttCCTTTAGTACGTCTTAGTAAAAACGACCCTTAATAATGTCGAGTTTGTCCCCACCTTGCAATCTCTCTTCTAGTTACATCCAATTATAAGGAAGTAAAGGAGCAAAAACTTGAACTTTTCCTTAtgctttttagtttcttttctgaaactgtagtacaattttgtttcttgttactttgaattactttttaaggaagagaaaaataattgacCAAAGTTCACATAAAGGatatgattttttgttgttgttctctgaGGCATTTTATTTGCATGTATGTATTACATCCCTAGAAAAAGAATCCAAGGATTTTCCCTCCTGTGTGTTTTCGTCTTGCTTCTTCATGGTCCATGATGCCAGCTGAGGTTGTCAGTACACTGAAACCAAACTGACGGGATGGGAGCAGGTTattctgccatttttctagatctttgAGTTGCACATCAAACCTGGGGCTGATCACACTTAGCCTGCCTGTGAGGTTCACAACAATTTTCCCAGCCCTGTGATCATCGATGATTTCAAATTCGCCAATGTAACCGTGCTTCATCATCACAGTTAGGAACCTGACGATGACTTTGGAGCATgacctaataagaacctgttgtttGCCTCTCTTTTCGGCATTGTCGATACTCTTGAGAGCATCAGTCAGGACATTCATACGCACCATTATGGCGGCATGGAAAGATGGTGGGAAGAGCAaggatatgatttttaaaagcacagttaATTAGTATTAAGAATTCATGGGAAATGGAGGGTACACAACAATTGAAAAAAGTATTCCTGTTTGTTGACACTCTTAAAAATACTGCTAAGCTTCTTATTTTATCAAAATAGATAAACCTTCCATCagtatacaatatatttaaaaatacataagatACTCTGACATATATTACAGTTGTTCTGTTATAAAAATGTTCTTGTTAACTAGTATTTCTGATATTATTTCGTCATCTGACCGTCTTGTAAAACTGCTTATTTCCACATATGGTCATTCCATATTTTGCTAAATGGGCACTCtataaaaagtaacattttttagAACACCTGCTGAACATGACATTTCtgtgaaattaaatatattcttGCTAATATTTTCCCCAAGCTTCACAAAATTGCATATACCTCACTGAAAAGTTACATATTATATTTtagctttatttaatttttgagataaCGTTTATGATATTGAATTAGATGTAACCATGAATTAAATAGACAGAATTACTTGGATTATcaaccaagcttttttttttttttttttcctggctgtgccacacaggggatcttagttctcaaccagggatcaaacctgggccacgacagtgaaagtgccaagtgctaaccactggactgccagggaattcccaagcatTTTTTGACATATGTTAAAGTTATAGTTTAAACATATTCCATAGCAAGAGATTTGTTATTTCCAGAGCACATTTATGAATTATGACTTTACTTTTCTATTGATATGACTAATAAAGAGTTAAGTTTAAATGAGACTTTGTGCCTTATGAAGGAGGACTGTGtatggatctttttttttgtttcttttttaagaccTACATAAACACATTTTTCATTAATGGTAGCCTTGGTCAATGCAAtgcttcttaaaaacaaaaccaaaaataagtgATTAGTCGACAGTAGAGAGCAATAAACCCTGATCCATGACAACATAAACACATTTCAGAGGGAATTTTCCCATTAGTTGAAAGGGCTGCATGACttctaaattttctttccattctaCATTCTGaggtttttaattgatttttttttctctaatgacCTAAATATGTCATCAGCCAAACACTtcatggaagtttctcaaaaatttgCCTAAAATCTTAATCTGGTGTGTTAATAACTAATGAACACATGATGGGCCAACTTAAGTTAAATTAGTACCAACTTACAATAATGTTACATATACACAAATTTTAGAGAGAAGTACTTTGATTaccaagatatttttaaaaattcgtgATAACACACTTGATcacattacatttaattttaataaacttataggtaaaaaaatctatttcttaaaACAATCATTTCCTTAAGTACCTCATTTGTTATATTCTAATAATCGTAAAGATTTTTTCCtgataaaagttatttttccataaaatattttaaaatcagagacaTTATTTCCATTGTTGTTTTGAAATACTGATTTGAACAATGTAAGTTGCCAAATATTTTTGGCAAACATTCACATCCATTGTTGCAAAGACACATTGTTGTACTTTCATTTAatttgaaaagtttaaatatattttttctgacaACAGTAAAACTTTTTAAAGCTTCCATTAGGCTGTTAACATGAAAATAGTTTAATAGCTTTCTGACTTGTTACCATGGTATTTTAGCCCTTTATGATGAGGCCAGATCTTATATTTTGGCAGTAATACACGTAGTctggcttttttattttcaagatgaagaatctaaataaataaaagaagtcagggatacttaaaaaaaaaagatcactagTCAGAAAAGGGCAAGAAAGGGAAAGTGATGCTTTCATTTCAGCTTGTTGGTTGGCTTAACTACCTGGAACCTTGGATAATAGTATTCAGAAGGAGTATTAGAATTGTTAAACCCATTTTAGTCTCTAAAATATGTATGCCCTTTAATTTTATAAccaaaaagacatttaaattagAATGAAGTGTATTATTTACTGTGGTGTCTACTCTATTTAAGATCtgtttttcttacttgttttgaAATACCATAGGTGCTATTTTCTTCTTGGGCTCTGGGCTTACTCTTTCAGGTAGCATTGTCAGCTACCAATATGACTGTTGGAGTCTGTCAGAgtaattgtattaaaaaaagcCAACCTTGCcttattttaatctatttaaatAATAGACTATTTGAAggttttaaataaattgttttccTCTGTAAGACTTCATTCATGTTAGCCTCATCAGTTTGAAGAGTCTTGATCCTGTGATACAATATTTTGAAGCAGAAACTTCTTTAAGCCCAGATTCAACCACAACAATTAGTATCTAATACATATATAGCCCTTAATATGGATCAGGCATTAATCTAAATTCTTTACACATTTTAATGAATGGAATCATTAACCAAACTTATGAAGAtgatgctattattttttttatcgtggcaaaaatatatgtaacatgaaatttttcacagccatttttaagtgtacatacagttcagtgacattaagtacattcacattgctgtgcagccaTCATGACTGGCCATCCCCAGAACTTTTTCGTCATACCGAACAGAAACTTTTATCCATTAGACAATATCTCCCCATCTCCAATGCCCACCCCCCAATCCCTCCCGTAATCCTCCCCGCCCCCGCAACCACCGTTTTACTTTTTGTCTCTTAGACAAGAAGAAGTAGACAATCTGAATtggcctatatctattaaagaaattgaatcaataattaataacctcccaaaacagaaagcactaggcccagatgggttcactggtgaattctaccaaacatttaaggaagaaattataccactTCTCTATAATCTCTTTCAGAGAATAGAAACAGAGGGAATACttctcaactcattctatgaggtcagcattaccctaataccaaaaccagataaagacatcataagggaagaaaactacagaccaatatctctcatggaCATAGATgggaaaatcctcaacaaaatattaacaaatcaaatccaacaatatataaaaagaattatacaccacaaccaagtgggatttatcccaggtatgcaaggcgcTTCAACATTCAAAAgtcaattaatgtaattcatcACATCAACAGACTAAAAAAGAACAATCACATTCatattaatagatgcagaaaaaacatttgacaaaatcctacACCCATTCatgttaaaaactctcagtaaactaggaatagaggggaacttcctccacttgataaagaacatctacagctaacatcagacttaatggtgagaaacttgaagctttcccagtaagatcagaaacaaggcaaggatgtcccatCTCACCATACCTTTTCAACAAGATACTGTAACTGctagtgctatggtctgaatttTTGTGTCCCCcaccagattcatatgttgaaatcctaactcccaaaGGTGATAGTATTAGTAGTTGGGGCCTTTGGCAAGTGATTAGGTCACTCATgtatgggattagtgctcttataaaaaagatcccacagagctccctagcaCCTTCCACCGTGTGAAGCTACAATGATAAGTCTGCACCCTGAAAGAGAGCCCTCACTGAAccatgctgacaccctgatttcagactttcagcctccagaattgtgagaaataagcttctgttatttataaaataccaaatctgtgatactttgttacagcagcccaaatagACGGACAGCTAGCTAATGGAATGatacaagaagaggaaataaaagtttagattgtgaaggaagaaataaaatgggcTGCCTTCACAAAATTGTTAAAAGTTGCATTaattggcatatatatatattttaatattttagtaacttaaaaaaatatacacattatttATTAGAATAAGAGAAGTTTTTACTTATATAATTATCTTCCCTGTGAGTGTAAGAATTATAATATCCCTTCCATCTTTTttaatagcagctttattaagatataattcacataccatgcagTTCATGCTTTCgaagtatacaattcagttgtttttaatatattcacagatatgtgcacCCATTACCACTatcaattttagaacaatttCGTTAGAAtggttgcttcttttttctttctaactttggtttttaggatttttttaaaaaccatcctaaccatttaaaaatgcacaattcagtgacattaagtacattcagagtgctgtgcaactatcaccactctccatttccagaacttttcatcattCCAAGCAAAAACTTTGTACCCATTTGACAGTAACTCTCCattcctcccagctcctggcaaccaccattctactttctgtttttatgagttgACTATTCTGGGTTCCTCATAtcattggaatcatacagtattggtTCTTTTGGATCTGGCTTATATCACGTAGCATAACatcttcaaagttcatccatgttgtagcatatgtcataGTTTCATTTCAAGACTGAGTGATATTCCacttgtatatatatgccacatttcaCTTATGCATctatctgtcaatggatatttgggttgtttacacCTTTGGGCTACtgtggataatgctgctatgaacattggtgtacagatACCTGCTGAGacactgctttcaattcttttggatgtatacccagaagtggaattgctgggttgtatggtaattagattttaattttttgaggaactactgTACTGTCTTCCACAACAGCaactgtacctttttttttcttttttggctgcacgcgggctttctctagttgtggagagtgggggctactcttcgttgtggtgcataggcttctcactgtggtggcttctcttgttgcagagcacaggctctaggcatgcgggcttcagtagttgcggcatgtggacttcagtagttgtggcttgtgggctctagagcgtaggctcagtagttgtggtgcacgggcttagttgctccggcatgtgggatcttcccggaccagggatcgaacctgtgtcccctgcattggcaggcggattcttaaccactgtgccaccagggaagtccctagctgtaccattttatacttCCATCAGCAATACACAacagttccagtttttccacatcctcaccaagacttgttattttctgtttttataatagACATCCTAATGAGCATGAAGTATTATCTCcttgttctgatttgcatttgatgactagtgatgttgagcattttttcaggTACTAGTAAGCCATTTGTGTaacttcttttgagaaatgactattcaaagttttcatattttttaattgggttgatttttctgttgtttagTTATAGGagttcttatatattctggatattaattccttatcagatatatgctttgcaaatgttttctctcattctgtgggttgtcttttcactcttggTAGTGTCCTTTGATTTCAcgtaagttttaattttgatgacgtCCAACTTATGTATTTTTGGGGTTGATATTTTTGTGATATtacaaatggaattttaaaaactccttttcagattgtttgtttttattgtattgaaatttttattgtattgaaatgtgactgatttttgtgtgttgattttatatcctgcaactttgctgaatgtGTTTATTAGCTCtatcaggttttgtttgttttttggattttttggcAGACTCacggttttctacatataagattatATCATCTGTGAACGGAgatgattttacttcttcctttccaacttgtatgccttttatttttttttcttgcccaaATCCTCTGGCTAGAacatccaatactatgttgaatagaagaggtaAAAGAGagcatctttgtcttattcctgatcttccAGGAAAAGCTTTCTCTTTCAGCATTGAaaatgatattagctgtgggtttttcatataaggcctttatcatgttgaggaagtttccttctgttcctagttttctgaatattatcatgaaagggtgttgaattttgtcaaatgctttttctatatcAATTGTCCTAATCATGTGGCTTTTCTGCCTTCATTCTATTAAAGTGGTATGTAactttgattgatttttgtatgttgaaccaaTCTTgtttccctggaataaatcccacttggtcatgatgtgttatccttttaatatattgctgaATTTGTCAACCACTGCATTTTACTGTCTGTCATTTTGTTATACTACCTTAATTCTTTCCTTGCCAATTTCTTACCCAACAGATAATTCTCTTGTTACACAAATTGTTCTATAACAtagaaaaaaacttaaatgttACCTAGTTTCATtatatgaaggaaataaatataattctgTTAATACCCAATAAAACACCAAAAAGGGAAATTGTGAATTGTCATAACAAATGGGATATGGATTATCTCACATGCAATGAGTAACTATTtagtaagcatttattgagattTTAGTATGTTCCAGGCGGTGTCAAAGTTGTTCTCAAGGTGTTTACAAGTATGGAAGGGGAGACAAATAAGTAAACCACTGATTACAACATAGTttgatataatattataatagagATATCCATGGATGCTACATGATTACATAGGAGGGTACCTAGTCGAAAAAGAGGATGAGAGTAGCCTTCAGAAAGGTGTGTGTTACTCTTAAACTGCCTTGAATGATGAGTAGAATTAGCccagaaaaaggagaggactGTTCCCTACAGACAGACTATCAAtcacaatgacaatgaaaaagcATATTAATTGAAAAACTACAAAGATTTTCAAGGTGGAGAATCTGTATGGGAACGTTCTGAGAAATGGCATTTTTGCGATAAAAAGGGGGCAAGGTTGTAAAGGGATTTGTGTACCTGATTAAGGAgactgaatgttttttttttaaagaacttgggaaccattgaaagattttaaatcagGAAGTCATATGAGCAAAGTTTTGTTTTAGAAAGCTCATTCTATCAAAATGTGGACTATGGTTTGAAGGATGGAATGGGAATGGAGGGAAAGGAGACTAAAGGCAAAAAGACAGGAAGTGACTGTGTTAAAATCCAGTTCAGAAGTGATGAAGGTCTAAACTTAAGCAGTGGCAGTGGaaatggaaggagggagacagattttaaaagatttaataagTGGAATCAAAAGGTGTTGATGATCAAATGGAACTGTGAGGATGGGTTGTTGGAAACTGAATTAGTTGGGGTGATAAATTTGGAGGAAAGTGATCAGAGAATCAGTAAAAGACAGCAGTGAGAAGGCGTAGCAGGTGATATGTCCTGAAGGAATGAAACTTAATGGAGAAGTAGTTTTTTAACATGAAGGTGAAACAAGAACTGCTATCAGACAAGTCCAGAATGTAGGACATTTTATAAGACATTGCATAGCCTGGTCTCTTCCACAAGCTAATTTCATAGGGGGATAGGAGACTAGGGAAGGATGAAGGACTGTGGTAGTTTAAAAGagaccaaaaaatattaaaaccaaatgTAGTACAGAAACTTTAATTAGAGTGTAAGttgaaaaaataactataaaaaagacattatggtacaatttagaaatttatatattgaatagATATTAGATGATTTTAgtgaatttttgttaatttttaaggaTGTCATAATTATATTGGGGTTACGTAGGAGGATGTCCTTATTTTTAGGAGATGCGTGTTGAAGTATTTAGGGATGAATAATTGTAATGTCTGCAATTTACTTAGAGACAGAGACATAGGGAAGAAGcaaaaaacagcaaaatattaGTCATAGTT harbors:
- the LOC101269853 gene encoding 40S ribosomal protein S15a-like, producing the protein MVRMNVLTDALKSIDNAEKRGKQQVLIRSCSKVIVRFLTVMMKHGYIGEFEIIDDHRAGKIVVNLTGRLSVISPRFDVQLKDLEKWQNNLLPSRQFGFSVLTTSAGIMDHEEARRKHTGGKILGFFF